Proteins encoded in a region of the Ornithodoros turicata isolate Travis chromosome 3, ASM3712646v1, whole genome shotgun sequence genome:
- the LOC135387505 gene encoding acetylcholinesterase-like, with the protein MKAILHFILCVATAVATDITVCTTGGRIRGAVEQTRGIPIARFLGIPYAKPPVGSLRYQPPEPASLWQGVLETKEFRAACAQANGSFPPDTPWLVDKRIVSEDCLFLNIWVPQTCPKRKAIVVWIHGGGFRTGTPSTELYDGKLLAAVGDIMVVSVASRLGSLGFLYTGVDSSPGNYGLLDQELAIRWIWDNAEAFGGDRASITLYGESTGASSAGLHLLAAQNAGIVRRAILASSSPYGLQPHNVIGRDLATRLAEAVGCEVSGDDWIKVVSCLRSVPIEAILQAEDTQYPHMLLTFTPSFGHGYVPRSFQETLRDPHLIPIDALLIGVNAQEGSIFLYTKDPERFNMNSEPEGLTYSEALAFMTRHFYPGLPEALQNATTSDFDANVQQGEGILQSLINAVGDLFITCPTVFFAEAYARQNYTVYYYVFDHRSVESRLPPWMGATHFTELQYTFGMPFRFPERYTDLDREQSMLMMKLFTHFINTGKPTSPDGTEWPTYTEEDPHHVRLHAGNTSVGTAFHENGCRLFREAYVSLGLIKP; encoded by the exons ATGAAAGCTATTCTGCACTTCATTTTGTGTGTGGCCACAGCGGTTGCAACAGACATCACAGTATGCACAACCGGTGGTCGGATCCGCGGTGCCGTTGAACAGACACGAGGCATACCCATCGCCCGCTTCCTCGGCATTCCGTACGCAAAACCTCCCGTCGGTTCACTTCGATATCAGCCGCCGGAACCAGCTTCACTATGGCAAGGAGTTCTAGAAACGAAAGAGTTTCGTGCTGCATGCGCTCAAGCCAACGGATCCTTTCCGCCCGACACTCCCTGGCTTGTAGACAAGAGAATCGTGAGTGAAGATTGCTTGTTTCTCAACATCTGGGTCCCACAGACGTGCCCCAAAAGAAAAGCAATTGTGGTATGGATCCACGGCGGTGGCTTCCGTACTGGTACGCCATCGACGGAGCTGTACGACGGAAAACTGTTGGCAGCTGTCGGAGACATTATGGTAGTAAGTGTGGCGTCTCGTCTTGGCAGTTTGGGTTTTCTGTACACTGGAGTGGACAGTTCACCCGGAAATTACGGTCTGTTGGATCAGGAGCTAGCTATTCGCTGGATATGGGATAATGCCGAAGCCTTTGGAGGCGACAGGGCTTCAATAACACTCTATGGCGAAAGCACAGGAGCGAGCAGCGCAGGTCTTCATCTCCTGGCGGCTCAAAATGCAGGAATCGTGCGTCGTGCCATACTGGCCAGCTCGAGCCCTTACGGGCTACAACCGCACAACGTAATTGGCCGTGACTTGGCGACAAGACTGGCGGAAGCCGTTGGATGCGAGGTGAGTGGGGACGATTGGATCAAGGTCGTGTCCTGCCTACGGTCAGTTCCAATTGAAGCCATACTACAAGCAGAAGACACACAATACCCTCACATGCTCCTCACTTTCACGCCGTCGTTCGGCCACGGCTACGTACCGCGGTCATTTCAGGAAACACTCCGAGACCCGCATCTCATCCCTATTGATGCCTTATTGATCGGCGTAAATGCACAGGAAGGAAGCATATTCCTCTACACCAAAGACCCGGAACGTTTCAACATGAACAGTGAACCTGAAGGACTGACCTACTCTGAGGCGCTAGCGTTTATGACTCGTCACTTCTATCCTGGCTTGCCAGAAGCTTTGCAAAACGCCACTACCAGCGATTTTGATGCAAACGTCCAGCAGGGAGAAGGAATACTTCAGTCGCTGATAAACGCCGTAGGCGACCTCTTCATTACGTGTCCAACAGTATTTTTTGCTGAAGCATATGCGAGGCAAAACTACACGGTCTACTACTATGTATTCGACCACCGCTCAGTGGAAAGCCGCTTGCCTCCGTGGATGGGCGCAACGCACTTCACCGAGCTCCAGTACACCTTCGGTATGCCGTTTCGCTTTCCAGAGCGCTACACAGATCTGGATCGGGAGCAGAGTATGCTAATGATGAAGCTTTTCACGCACTTCATCAACACAGG AAAGCCAACCTCACCAGATGGCACCGAATGGCCCACTTACACCGAGGAAGACCCTCATCATGTGAGACTTCATGCTGGCAATACCAGCGTCGGTACTGCGTTCCATGAAAACGGGTGTCGTCTTTTCCGCGAAGCTTACGTTTCACTCGGCCTCATAAAACCATGA